One segment of Panicum virgatum strain AP13 chromosome 1K, P.virgatum_v5, whole genome shotgun sequence DNA contains the following:
- the LOC120686506 gene encoding palmitoyl-acyl carrier protein thioesterase, chloroplastic-like isoform X1, giving the protein MAASVASSALFLAPAPASKNGTGGSSKDSLDMRGVAGNAGVARSSARLRAAVPKVSGGGKAAVTDGEDEAARPSAPRTFYNQLPDWSVLLAAITTIFLVAEQQWTLVDWKPKRPEMLIDTFGFSEQVFRQDFSIRSYEIGADRTASIETLMNHLQETALNHVKSAGLLGDGFGSTPEMSKRNLLWVVSQMQVLVEQYPCWGDTVGIDTWYSGHGKNGMRRDWHFHDRNTGQTILRATSKWVMMHKHTRKLARIPDEVRTEIAPYFFERTAIADEDSPKLPKLPGNGGPMARKYVRTGLTPRWADLDPNQHVNNVRYIGWILESAPISIFENHELATIVLDYKRECGRDSVLQSHTTVFTDCIDGSGETTLQCEHLLCLESGHTIVKARTMWRPKKTNAMGTLTPVSAGEF; this is encoded by the exons ATGGCCGCCTCCGTCGCCTCGTCGGCGTTATttctggcgccggcgccggcgtccaaGAACGGCACGGGCGGGTCGTCCAAGGACAGCCTGGACATGCGTGGGGTCGCCGGAAACGCGGGCGTGGCGAGGTCCTCGGCGAGGttgcgcgccgccgtccccaaggtgagcggcggcggcaaggctgCGGTGACTGACGGTGAGGACGAGGCGGCCCGCCCCTCGGCCCCGAGGACGTTCTACAACCAGCTGCCGGATTGGAGCGTGCTGCTCGCGGCCATCACGACCATTTTCTTGGTGGCGGAGCAGCAGTGGACGCTGGTCGACTGGAAGCCCAAGCGGCCGGAGATGCTCATCGACACGTTCGGCTTCAGTGAGCAGGTATTCCGGCAGGACTTCTCCATCCGGTCGTACGAGATCGGGGCCGATCGGACGGCATCGATAGAGACGCTTATGAACCATTTGCAG gaGACGGCGCTGAATCATGTCAAGAGCGCTGGGCTGCTGGGCGATGGCTTTGGTTCGACTCCGGAGATGAGTAAACGCAACTTGCTTTGGGTTGTCAGTCAAATGCAGGTCCTGGTGGAGCAGTACCCATGCTG GGGTGATACAGTGGGCATAGATACATGGTACAGTGGTCATGGTAAAAACGGAATGCGTAGAGATTGGCATTTTCATGATCGTAACACAGGCCAGACTATATTGAGGGCTacaag TAAATGGGTTATGATGCATAAGCATACTAGAAAACTCGCAAGGATTCCTGATGAAGTGAGAACTGAAATAGCACCATACTTTTTTGAGCGCACTGCTATCGCTGATGAAGACAGCCCTAAACTTCCGAAATTGCCAGGGAATGGTGGACCCATGGCTAGAAAATATGTCCGAACAGGTTTGACT CCTCGATGGGCTGACCTTGATCCCAACCAGCATGTCAACAATGTTAGATACATTGGGTGGATTCTTGAG AGTGCTCCAATCTCTATATTTGAGAATCACGAGCTGGCTACCATTGTCCTAGACTACAAGAGGGAATGTGGCAGAGACAGTGTGCTGCAGTCGCACACCACGGTGTTCACTGACTGCATTGATGGCTCAGGAGAAACAACCTTGCAGTGTGAGCATTTGCTTTGCCTTGAGTCAGGGCATACCATTGTGAAGGCACGGACTATGTGGAGGCCAAAGAAAACCAATGCCATGGGAACATTGACTCCAGTCTCAGCTGGCGAATTTTAG
- the LOC120686506 gene encoding palmitoyl-acyl carrier protein thioesterase, chloroplastic-like isoform X2, which produces MAASVASSALFLAPAPASKNGTGGSSKDSLDMRGVAGNAGVARSSARLRAAVPKVSGGGKAAVTDGEDEAARPSAPRTFYNQLPDWSVLLAAITTIFLVAEQQWTLVDWKPKRPEMLIDTFGFSEQVFRQDFSIRSYEIGADRTASIETLMNHLQETALNHVKSAGLLGDGFGSTPEMSKRNLLWVVSQMQVLVEQYPCCKWVMMHKHTRKLARIPDEVRTEIAPYFFERTAIADEDSPKLPKLPGNGGPMARKYVRTGLTPRWADLDPNQHVNNVRYIGWILESAPISIFENHELATIVLDYKRECGRDSVLQSHTTVFTDCIDGSGETTLQCEHLLCLESGHTIVKARTMWRPKKTNAMGTLTPVSAGEF; this is translated from the exons ATGGCCGCCTCCGTCGCCTCGTCGGCGTTATttctggcgccggcgccggcgtccaaGAACGGCACGGGCGGGTCGTCCAAGGACAGCCTGGACATGCGTGGGGTCGCCGGAAACGCGGGCGTGGCGAGGTCCTCGGCGAGGttgcgcgccgccgtccccaaggtgagcggcggcggcaaggctgCGGTGACTGACGGTGAGGACGAGGCGGCCCGCCCCTCGGCCCCGAGGACGTTCTACAACCAGCTGCCGGATTGGAGCGTGCTGCTCGCGGCCATCACGACCATTTTCTTGGTGGCGGAGCAGCAGTGGACGCTGGTCGACTGGAAGCCCAAGCGGCCGGAGATGCTCATCGACACGTTCGGCTTCAGTGAGCAGGTATTCCGGCAGGACTTCTCCATCCGGTCGTACGAGATCGGGGCCGATCGGACGGCATCGATAGAGACGCTTATGAACCATTTGCAG gaGACGGCGCTGAATCATGTCAAGAGCGCTGGGCTGCTGGGCGATGGCTTTGGTTCGACTCCGGAGATGAGTAAACGCAACTTGCTTTGGGTTGTCAGTCAAATGCAGGTCCTGGTGGAGCAGTACCCATGCTG TAAATGGGTTATGATGCATAAGCATACTAGAAAACTCGCAAGGATTCCTGATGAAGTGAGAACTGAAATAGCACCATACTTTTTTGAGCGCACTGCTATCGCTGATGAAGACAGCCCTAAACTTCCGAAATTGCCAGGGAATGGTGGACCCATGGCTAGAAAATATGTCCGAACAGGTTTGACT CCTCGATGGGCTGACCTTGATCCCAACCAGCATGTCAACAATGTTAGATACATTGGGTGGATTCTTGAG AGTGCTCCAATCTCTATATTTGAGAATCACGAGCTGGCTACCATTGTCCTAGACTACAAGAGGGAATGTGGCAGAGACAGTGTGCTGCAGTCGCACACCACGGTGTTCACTGACTGCATTGATGGCTCAGGAGAAACAACCTTGCAGTGTGAGCATTTGCTTTGCCTTGAGTCAGGGCATACCATTGTGAAGGCACGGACTATGTGGAGGCCAAAGAAAACCAATGCCATGGGAACATTGACTCCAGTCTCAGCTGGCGAATTTTAG